In the genome of Streptomyces sp. NBC_00259, the window GTGGCGAAGGTGTGGGGCCGGGAGGTCGGACTGGTCTTCATCGACGGCGGGCACACCGACGAGCACGCCGTGAACGACTACGAGGGCTGGGCCCCGCACATCGCCGCGGGCGGCCTCCTCGTCATCCACGACGTCTTCCCTGACCCGGTCGACGAATGGACCGGCCAGGCCCCGTACCGGATCTGGCTGAGGGCCCTGGCCTCCGGCGCCTTCACCGAGGTGTCGGCGACCGACTCGCTGCGGGTGCTGCGGCGCACGGGAACCGGGATCTGAGGGACGGCGCCGGACATCCCCTAGCATCACGACGTGCCGTACGACGTGAACCAGCCCCCCGTCCGGTCCCGCCGCCCGGTCCGCGGCGGAGCCCTGCTCGCGGTCGCCGCGCTGGCGGTGGCCTGCCTGTCCGGATGCGGCGGGCCGAGCGGTCCGCCCGAGGCCGCGGCCGGCGCCTCGCCGTCCGCCACGGCGACGGACACCCCGACACCGCGCCCCGCCGGGACGCCGCCCTCCGGGGACGCCAAGCCCGCGGACCCCGGCGCGGAGCCGGGCGCCGGGACCGGCCCGCTCGCCGGAAAGGTCGTCGTGATCGACCCGGGCCACAACCCCGGCAACTTCCGGCACACCCGTGAGATCAACGCGCTCGTGGACATCGGCACACACCGCAAGGAATGCGACACCACGGGCACGTCCACCAACGATGGTCACACCGAGGCGGAATTCACCCTCGATGTTTCACACCGCCTTCGCACCCTGCTGGAAAAGCAGGGCGCAAGGGTGCAATTCACTCAGGACAACGACCGGCCTTTCGGTCCCTGCGTGGATGAACGCGCACGTATCGGGAACAAGGCCTCCGCCGATGCCGTGGTCTCCGTCCACGCGGACGGCTCGGGGGTCGGGAACCGCGGCTTCCATGTGATCCTTCCCGCACTGGTGAAGGACGGCTCCGCCGACACCACGAAGATCGTCGGACCCTCCCGCGAACTCGGCGAGCGCATCGCCGGGACGTTCGTACGCGCCACGGGCAGCAAGCCCTCCAACTACGTGGGCGGCGGTACCGGGTTGGACGTCCGCGGGGACCTCGGTGGACTGAATCTGTCGACCGTTCCCAAGGTGTTCATCGAATGCGGCAACATGCGTGACGCGAAGGACGCCGCCCTGCTGACAAGTTCACAGTGGCGGCAGAAGGCGGCACAGGGAATCGCGGACGGCATCAGCACCTACCTGCTGGGGTAGACCCGACAGGCGATAGATTCATTTCCCGCCGGGTCGGGGGCCG includes:
- a CDS encoding N-acetylmuramoyl-L-alanine amidase, producing the protein MPYDVNQPPVRSRRPVRGGALLAVAALAVACLSGCGGPSGPPEAAAGASPSATATDTPTPRPAGTPPSGDAKPADPGAEPGAGTGPLAGKVVVIDPGHNPGNFRHTREINALVDIGTHRKECDTTGTSTNDGHTEAEFTLDVSHRLRTLLEKQGARVQFTQDNDRPFGPCVDERARIGNKASADAVVSVHADGSGVGNRGFHVILPALVKDGSADTTKIVGPSRELGERIAGTFVRATGSKPSNYVGGGTGLDVRGDLGGLNLSTVPKVFIECGNMRDAKDAALLTSSQWRQKAAQGIADGISTYLLG